One Ignavibacterium sp. DNA segment encodes these proteins:
- the rpiA gene encoding ribose-5-phosphate isomerase RpiA, protein MNEKQLAAEKSIEFIKSGMTLGLGTGSTVYFLVQKLAELVNKGLSVECISTSKQTTELANSLGIKILDFNQVDYIDLTIDGADEVDYNLNGIKGGGGALLFEKIAASNSKQVIWIVDSKKVVKTLGKFPLPVEVVQYGYKSLLNKFIDLGYKPVLRKKDSDVFLTDSGNYIIDLNLGEIQNPFELEMKIKMQPGVVEVGLFNNIANAVIIGRGESTQIIKRN, encoded by the coding sequence ATGAATGAAAAGCAACTTGCAGCAGAAAAATCTATTGAATTTATTAAGAGCGGAATGACACTCGGATTGGGCACTGGTTCAACTGTTTATTTTTTGGTTCAAAAACTTGCTGAATTAGTAAATAAAGGGCTTAGTGTTGAATGTATTTCCACTTCAAAACAAACCACTGAGCTTGCCAATAGTTTAGGTATAAAAATTCTTGATTTTAACCAGGTTGATTATATTGATTTAACTATTGATGGTGCAGATGAAGTTGATTATAATCTTAATGGAATTAAAGGTGGGGGCGGAGCTCTTTTATTTGAAAAGATAGCCGCTTCAAATTCTAAACAGGTTATATGGATAGTTGATTCAAAAAAAGTTGTTAAGACATTAGGAAAGTTTCCATTGCCTGTTGAAGTTGTTCAGTATGGTTATAAATCATTATTAAATAAATTTATTGATTTAGGTTATAAACCTGTATTAAGAAAGAAAGATAGTGATGTTTTTTTAACTGACTCAGGAAATTATATAATTGATTTAAACTTAGGCGAAATACAAAATCCTTTTGAGTTAGAAATGAAAATAAAGATGCAGCCCGGTGTTGTAGAAGTTGGTTTGTTTAACAACATCGCTAACGCAGTAATAATTGGCAGAGGTGAATCAACCCAAATAATTAAACGAAATTAA
- a CDS encoding META domain-containing protein — MAGFFMIAAKIALMITIFSIIFNKSKTININHNVMLKNLLYLSVMISIISACGSPDLLTNLSDNEWKVISIRGKDINPGNQPKNFPTLNFGNNNKLFGSTGCNRFIGSFKADKNNISLEPGAVTKMYCQDSPEEAFLSAIKLVKEFKLEGNTLTLLNRSEKIMTLIPLKK; from the coding sequence ATGGCGGGGTTTTTTATGATTGCTGCAAAAATTGCGTTGATGATAACTATATTTTCAATTATCTTTAATAAAAGTAAAACTATCAATATCAATCATAATGTTATGCTGAAAAATTTATTATACTTAAGCGTAATGATTTCAATAATTTCTGCCTGCGGTAGTCCGGACTTACTAACCAATCTTTCTGATAATGAGTGGAAGGTGATTTCAATTAGGGGAAAAGATATTAATCCCGGTAACCAGCCGAAGAATTTTCCTACTTTAAATTTTGGAAACAACAATAAACTTTTTGGATCGACTGGTTGTAACAGGTTTATCGGATCTTTTAAAGCAGATAAAAATAATATTTCTTTAGAGCCGGGCGCAGTTACAAAAATGTATTGTCAGGATAGTCCTGAAGAAGCTTTCTTATCTGCAATAAAGCTGGTTAAAGAATTTAAGCTCGAAGGAAATACTCTAACTCTGTTAAACAGATCAGAAAAAATAATGACATTAATCCCGCTCAAAAAATAG
- a CDS encoding T9SS type A sorting domain-containing protein, whose protein sequence is MKKLGLLILFFSLFISFGLKAQELNNAGFENWTDGNPDYWTLNDEGGDCVFSQVAGEEGYALRAEVITNGSGFDGEFSQIVLDIVEGQSFDFSIRVKGTNNVTNALRFWCTWMNASDVNLTSTNIQPTTYYSTTTNWTTYSIIGAIAPPTAVKVKWGIRLYGLQTTDFDFGGNLPVELTSFSATKIGKNIKLIWNTATEINNYGFEIERSVVKGEWTKIGFVNGNGNSNSPKYYSFLDSKVSDSKYAYRLKQIDNDGQFEYSKVIEIEVSGVREYELTQNYPNPFNPTTTIQYILPQAGMVKLSLYNILGEEIRTFVNEMKEAGTHTITINADDLNSGMYIYKIESGSFVQARKMTIVK, encoded by the coding sequence ATGAAAAAACTTGGATTACTTATTTTGTTTTTTTCCCTTTTTATAAGCTTTGGACTAAAAGCACAAGAACTTAACAATGCTGGTTTTGAAAATTGGACCGATGGTAATCCAGATTATTGGACCCTAAATGATGAAGGAGGGGATTGTGTATTTAGTCAAGTTGCTGGTGAAGAAGGTTATGCTTTAAGAGCTGAAGTTATCACAAATGGCAGTGGCTTTGATGGAGAATTTTCTCAAATTGTTTTAGATATTGTTGAAGGGCAATCTTTTGATTTTTCGATCAGGGTTAAAGGAACGAATAATGTAACAAATGCTTTGAGATTTTGGTGTACTTGGATGAACGCAAGCGATGTTAATTTAACATCCACCAACATTCAACCCACTACATATTATTCAACTACCACAAATTGGACAACATATTCAATCATTGGTGCGATAGCCCCTCCTACTGCTGTTAAAGTTAAATGGGGTATTCGACTTTATGGTCTCCAGACAACCGATTTTGATTTTGGAGGAAATCTCCCGGTGGAGCTAACCTCATTCTCTGCAACTAAAATTGGTAAAAATATTAAATTGATTTGGAATACAGCCACCGAGATTAATAACTATGGATTTGAAATCGAACGTTCTGTTGTAAAGGGCGAATGGACTAAAATTGGTTTTGTAAATGGTAATGGTAACAGCAACTCCCCAAAGTACTATTCTTTTCTCGATAGTAAAGTTAGCGATAGCAAGTATGCATACCGCCTTAAACAAATTGATAACGATGGGCAGTTTGAATACTCTAAAGTAATTGAGATTGAAGTGAGTGGTGTTAGAGAGTACGAGTTAACCCAGAACTATCCAAATCCTTTTAACCCAACTACAACAATACAGTACATTCTTCCCCAGGCAGGAATGGTTAAACTATCACTTTACAACATTCTCGGAGAAGAAATCAGGACATTTGTAAACGAGATGAAAGAAGCAGGCACACATACAATAACGATTAATGCGGATGACTTGAACAGCGGAATGTATATTTACAAAATTGAAAGCGGTTCTTTTGTTCAGGCACGTAAGATGACAATAGTTAAATAA
- a CDS encoding aminotransferase class I/II-fold pyridoxal phosphate-dependent enzyme: protein MHHYDPISEIQDYLVFGEYGDVNPSITDSSTYTFLNPQTMNELFEQKIEGCFLYSRHWNPTNKYLADALSKLEDSEAAIVTSSGMGAISCVVLQLCNSGDEIVSSRTIYGGTYAFFKNFLPKFGIKVKFVNTQELSAVKKAITKKTKLIYCESISNPLLEVADIPKLSEIANENGIKLVIDNTFSPVIISPIRLGAHIVIHSLTKFINGTSDCVAGCVCSSKEFISQLTDINSGASMLLGPVLDSFRAASIMKNLHSLHIRIEKHSENALYLAENFQRLGCKVFYPGLKSHKGHKLLKKIMNEGFGYGGMLAIDAGTSEQANKVMENMQKEKVGYLAVSLGYFKTLFSSPGHSTSSEIPEEERKAMGLSDGLVRISIGLDNDIKRTFKRIKKCFSEAGLCK, encoded by the coding sequence ATGCATCATTATGATCCCATCAGTGAAATTCAGGATTATTTAGTTTTTGGTGAATATGGGGACGTTAATCCATCTATAACAGATTCATCCACTTACACTTTTCTGAATCCGCAAACTATGAATGAATTGTTTGAACAGAAAATTGAAGGTTGTTTTTTATATTCCCGTCATTGGAATCCGACAAACAAGTATCTTGCTGATGCTCTTTCTAAACTTGAGGATTCTGAAGCAGCAATTGTAACTTCATCGGGAATGGGTGCAATTTCCTGTGTTGTTTTACAACTTTGCAACAGCGGTGATGAAATAGTTTCAAGTAGAACAATTTACGGCGGAACCTATGCATTCTTTAAAAACTTTTTACCAAAGTTTGGAATAAAAGTAAAATTTGTAAACACTCAGGAATTATCTGCGGTTAAAAAGGCAATCACAAAAAAAACCAAATTGATTTATTGTGAATCTATTAGTAATCCACTGTTAGAAGTAGCTGACATTCCTAAACTGTCTGAGATTGCAAATGAAAATGGAATCAAACTTGTAATTGATAATACTTTCAGTCCGGTTATTATTTCACCTATTCGTTTGGGCGCTCATATAGTTATTCATAGTTTAACAAAGTTTATAAATGGAACTAGCGATTGTGTTGCTGGTTGTGTTTGCAGTTCAAAAGAATTTATTTCACAGTTGACTGATATAAATTCAGGTGCTTCAATGCTTCTTGGACCAGTGCTGGATAGTTTTCGTGCTGCATCAATTATGAAGAACTTACACTCACTTCATATTAGAATAGAAAAACATAGTGAAAATGCTTTATACTTAGCAGAAAATTTTCAGAGGCTTGGGTGTAAAGTATTTTACCCTGGTCTAAAATCACATAAAGGACATAAACTGCTGAAAAAAATAATGAACGAAGGATTTGGCTATGGCGGTATGCTGGCAATCGATGCCGGTACATCGGAACAAGCTAATAAAGTGATGGAAAATATGCAGAAAGAGAAAGTAGGATATCTTGCAGTCAGTCTCGGTTACTTTAAAACATTATTCTCTTCTCCCGGGCACAGTACATCTTCAGAAATTCCGGAAGAAGAAAGAAAAGCAATGGGATTATCTGACGGACTTGTACGAATATCGATCGGTTTGGATAATGATATCAAAAGGACATTTAAGAGAATAAAAAAATGTTTTAGTGAAGCAGGATTGTGCAAGTAG
- a CDS encoding DUF4301 family protein, whose amino-acid sequence MDFIEKEIKKIEKIIDKIFPASINLDTIRQQLKLFYTGVKIPVLDRPCTVSDGIIQINPEIFDSLLKLHFEAAEAGRLMKFVPASGAASRMFQKLLPVLNESNELDMDSLKKLAENDNNYKAVYDFLINLNQFAFYEDIKNILNVNDEELNESILNHPIKILKTLLFEPGLNYSSKPKGAIKFHKYENENRTAFEEHIYESLNYVLDRDKQVKIHFTISEEHQSLFTKIIDELKDKLKKDFKLVHSHSFQKKSTDTVAVNEDNEILLDKNGMIIMRPAGHGALIENLNDLNADIVIIKNIDNLSVEPLNEETILFKKLLTGYLIQIQNKVFQYLRILDGCNPETVDLDEIISFCKDNIFITTRSDFDSYSNAEKVNYLIKKLNRPVRVCGMVKNEGEPGGGPFWVKDDDGTLSLQIVEQAQINFNDEQQKKIFTGSTHFNPVDIICGLRDYKGKNFNLLNFIDHQSGIITKKSKDGIQLKALELPGLWNGAMADWITIFIEVQISTFSPVKEINDLLRKQHQN is encoded by the coding sequence ATGGATTTCATTGAGAAGGAAATAAAAAAAATTGAAAAGATAATTGATAAGATATTTCCAGCAAGCATTAATCTTGATACTATCAGACAACAGTTAAAATTATTTTATACTGGAGTTAAGATACCAGTTTTGGATAGACCCTGTACAGTATCGGATGGCATAATACAGATAAATCCAGAAATATTTGATAGTTTATTGAAATTACATTTTGAAGCCGCTGAAGCTGGGAGATTAATGAAGTTTGTTCCTGCATCGGGAGCAGCATCAAGAATGTTCCAAAAATTATTACCAGTTTTGAATGAAAGCAATGAACTTGATATGGATTCATTAAAAAAACTGGCTGAAAACGACAATAACTATAAAGCAGTTTATGATTTTCTTATAAATCTTAATCAGTTTGCATTTTATGAGGATATTAAAAATATATTAAATGTTAATGATGAAGAGTTAAATGAGAGTATATTAAATCATCCAATTAAAATTCTTAAAACATTACTTTTTGAGCCCGGTCTTAACTATTCCTCAAAACCCAAAGGTGCAATAAAGTTTCATAAATATGAAAATGAAAACAGAACTGCTTTTGAAGAGCATATCTATGAATCATTAAACTACGTTTTAGACAGGGATAAACAAGTTAAGATTCACTTTACAATCTCAGAAGAACATCAAAGCCTCTTTACAAAAATTATTGATGAACTTAAAGATAAGTTGAAAAAAGATTTTAAATTAGTCCATAGCCACTCATTCCAAAAAAAATCTACAGATACTGTTGCTGTGAATGAAGACAATGAAATTCTTTTGGATAAAAACGGAATGATCATAATGCGTCCTGCCGGGCATGGTGCTTTAATTGAGAATTTAAATGATCTCAACGCAGATATCGTAATTATAAAAAATATTGATAATCTGTCTGTTGAACCGCTTAATGAAGAAACAATCTTATTTAAAAAGTTATTAACTGGATATTTAATACAAATTCAGAACAAGGTGTTCCAATATTTAAGAATACTTGATGGTTGTAATCCTGAAACAGTTGATCTTGATGAGATAATCAGTTTTTGTAAAGATAATATATTTATTACTACTCGTAGTGACTTTGACAGTTATTCCAATGCTGAAAAGGTTAATTATCTTATAAAAAAATTAAACCGCCCCGTAAGAGTTTGTGGGATGGTAAAAAATGAAGGTGAACCAGGCGGCGGACCATTTTGGGTTAAAGATGATGATGGAACTTTATCTTTACAAATTGTTGAGCAAGCCCAGATTAATTTCAATGATGAACAACAGAAAAAGATTTTTACAGGATCAACTCATTTTAATCCTGTTGATATTATTTGCGGATTACGAGACTACAAAGGAAAGAATTTTAATCTTCTCAACTTTATCGATCACCAAAGCGGAATTATAACTAAAAAATCCAAAGATGGGATTCAATTAAAAGCTCTGGAATTGCCCGGATTATGGAATGGTGCTATGGCTGATTGGATTACAATTTTTATCGAGGTACAGATTTCAACATTTAGTCCTGTGAAAGAAATTAATGACCTTTTGCGAAAGCAGCATCAGAACTGA
- a CDS encoding T9SS type A sorting domain-containing protein: MKKLLLLFIFLLPLSLSYGQLLVEDFDYAVGDSLIWHGWTKHSGTASAILVQSGSLIYTGYPSSGIGNHVDIEGGAGSREDVNKGIDSISSNGDVIYYSFLANVTSASATADYFIHIGNRVSPTSFTTFSARLFVQDVSGNLRFGLSNTSTVTMGTTDFAYNTTYLVFVKYTINTSGADECKLWVFNSGVPVDETAAGTPEVLNASTNGQDIIDAIALRQGGQAYKVSVDGIRVSTQWADLVIPVELTSFSAITDNNNVLLNWSTATETNNSGFIVERRSTNSDWQSITFVNGNGTTTRAQKYSYVDRNLAEGKYYYRLKQVDFNGSFEYSNIVEAVILSPTKFELSQNYPNPFNPSTTISFTIPQSGNVKLSVYNLLGQEVQNLVNGFTEAGNHTINFDAKNLNSGIYLYKLEANGFVQTRKMTMIK; the protein is encoded by the coding sequence ATGAAAAAACTGCTTTTATTATTTATCTTTCTTTTACCGCTCAGTCTTTCTTACGGTCAACTTTTAGTAGAGGACTTTGACTATGCTGTTGGTGATTCACTAATTTGGCATGGATGGACTAAACATAGCGGCACTGCTTCAGCAATACTTGTTCAATCAGGAAGTTTAATCTATACCGGATATCCTTCTTCAGGAATCGGAAATCATGTAGATATCGAAGGCGGTGCTGGTTCACGTGAGGATGTTAATAAAGGAATTGATTCAATTTCTTCGAACGGAGATGTGATCTATTATTCTTTTCTTGCAAATGTTACTTCTGCATCTGCAACAGCGGATTATTTTATCCATATAGGAAACCGTGTTTCTCCAACTTCATTTACAACATTTTCAGCACGACTTTTTGTTCAGGATGTTTCCGGTAATCTTAGATTTGGATTAAGCAATACATCTACTGTTACAATGGGAACAACCGATTTTGCTTACAATACAACATATCTTGTTTTTGTTAAATATACAATTAATACCAGTGGTGCTGATGAGTGTAAACTATGGGTATTTAATTCTGGAGTTCCAGTTGATGAAACAGCAGCAGGTACACCAGAGGTTCTCAATGCTTCCACAAACGGGCAGGATATTATTGATGCGATCGCTTTAAGGCAAGGAGGTCAAGCTTATAAAGTATCGGTTGATGGAATCAGAGTTTCAACCCAATGGGCTGATTTAGTAATTCCTGTTGAACTTACTTCATTTTCTGCAATAACCGATAACAATAATGTGTTATTAAACTGGTCAACGGCTACAGAAACTAATAATTCTGGTTTTATTGTTGAGCGCAGATCAACTAACTCAGACTGGCAAAGTATTACATTCGTTAACGGTAATGGAACAACAACCCGTGCTCAGAAATATTCTTATGTTGATAGAAACTTAGCTGAAGGAAAATATTATTATAGATTAAAGCAAGTTGATTTTAACGGTTCGTTTGAATATTCAAACATTGTAGAAGCAGTAATCCTGTCTCCAACAAAATTTGAATTATCACAAAACTATCCAAATCCTTTTAATCCGAGCACTACAATTTCTTTCACTATACCGCAATCAGGTAATGTAAAACTTTCAGTTTATAACCTGCTCGGGCAGGAAGTCCAGAACTTAGTTAATGGATTTACTGAGGCTGGAAACCACACGATTAATTTTGATGCTAAAAATCTTAATAGTGGAATTTATCTTTATAAACTTGAAGCAAATGGATTTGTTCAAACCCGAAAAATGACGATGATAAAGTAA
- a CDS encoding DUF3108 domain-containing protein, with protein sequence MRYFLNIYILIILIIGTGVSLEAQKKDEFRKVENNAFRQGEKLTFDVKYGFVTAGIASFEIPAIKKMSGRNTYHVTFEVNTVPSFDGFFKVRDRYETYIDVEGIFPWRFEQHIREGKFSRDFSAFFDQRKGKAKTSEGQYDIPIYVNDIVSAFFFARTLDYSGLKVGDKIPLKNFYKNKVYDLDVVYHGKETIEVKAGKFDCIIVEPLVQEGGLFKSEGSIMIWLTDDDAKLPVRVKTKVVVGAIDADLTGYQGVYGKLTSKRK encoded by the coding sequence ATGAGATACTTTTTGAATATATATATATTAATTATTCTTATCATCGGAACAGGTGTTTCTTTAGAAGCACAAAAGAAAGATGAATTCCGAAAAGTTGAGAATAACGCTTTCCGTCAAGGTGAAAAACTTACTTTTGATGTTAAATATGGTTTCGTTACAGCAGGGATTGCATCATTTGAAATTCCAGCAATAAAAAAAATGTCCGGCAGAAATACATATCATGTTACTTTTGAAGTTAATACCGTTCCTTCATTTGATGGATTTTTTAAAGTTCGTGATAGATATGAAACATACATTGATGTTGAAGGGATATTTCCCTGGAGATTTGAGCAGCATATACGGGAAGGAAAATTCTCCCGCGATTTTTCAGCTTTTTTTGATCAGCGAAAAGGTAAAGCTAAAACAAGTGAAGGACAATATGATATTCCAATATACGTAAATGATATTGTTTCAGCATTCTTTTTTGCCCGCACTCTGGATTACTCAGGGTTAAAAGTCGGAGATAAAATTCCCCTAAAGAATTTTTATAAAAACAAAGTTTACGATCTTGATGTCGTTTATCACGGAAAAGAAACAATTGAGGTAAAAGCTGGTAAATTCGACTGTATCATTGTTGAACCGCTTGTTCAGGAAGGCGGATTATTTAAAAGTGAAGGCAGTATAATGATATGGTTGACAGATGATGATGCCAAATTACCTGTTAGAGTAAAAACCAAAGTTGTGGTCGGGGCAATAGATGCAGACTTAACTGGTTATCAGGGTGTTTATGGTAAATTAACTTCCAAAAGAAAATAA